The DNA sequence CATGGCATTAATGTAATAATCTGCTGTTTACAAGGAGTTTTGGGACAACCTGCCTGCCAGAGGATGATTTGAATCTAATGTGACAGTAGATTCTGAAAAATCTATTACCCTGGCAATTTGTTGAGAACCATTTTCCGCAGGACTGGCGAGTTTTAACATCTGCCCGATTTCAGGTTCAGGATAGGGATATTCTTCTCGATCAATTTCAACAACTAGATCTTTTCGATATGGTCCAAATCCATTTTCATACGGGACTGTAATTCTTTTTGTGTCACCTTGCTTCA is a window from the Methanosarcinales archaeon genome containing:
- a CDS encoding FKBP-type peptidyl-prolyl cis-trans isomerase; its protein translation is MKVEIQDTVQIHYKLELENGTTFESTYDREPMEFKVGNNEIISSVDRAVLDMKQGDTKRITVPYENGFGPYRKDLVVEIDREEYPYPEPEIGQMLKLASPAENGSQQIARVIDFSESTVTLDSNHPLAGRLSQNSL